The Siniperca chuatsi isolate FFG_IHB_CAS linkage group LG2, ASM2008510v1, whole genome shotgun sequence genome window below encodes:
- the LOC122886935 gene encoding uncharacterized protein LOC122886935, giving the protein MTTLRDHKDTQMAFRSWKEIATRLGKEEAFCLRPWKNMRDRFVKAKERTYGKRSVGDLTLGANKASPPILVELGWLSQFVKHREVDNNCDLEDDGAGLISKVQKTPLIICTPDDTSVDPPISSTPGSLSPSPHSSAEPSLSGPSSAEMTYSSPSVDSSPHPDPSSSPLILLTSVAAGSTHPDLFSPLSNHVTRPSPSTCTSTRKKRRAIDDVILTRLAHLDPERHKFMQRDNEDFRFAAIIPDMLAKVNPEHKSEVKFKIYQMLFKAQNDCK; this is encoded by the exons ATGACCACATTGAGAGACCACAAGGACACTCAAATGGCCTTCAGATCATGGAAAGAGATAGCCACCAGACTGGGAAAGGAAGAGGCATTTTGTCTGAGGCCGTGGAAGAACATGAGAGATCGCTTCGTCAAAGCCAAAGAAAGGACTTATGGGAAGCGTAGCGTTGGTGACCTAACGTTAGGTGCAAACAAAGCGTCCCCGCCGATTCTGGTGGAGCTGGGATGGCTGTCCCAGTTCGTTAAACATCGAGAGGTGGACAATAATTGTGACTTGGAG gaTGACGGGGCAGGGCTCATCAGTAAAGTCCAGAAGACACCATTAATCATCTGCACCCCAGACGACACAAGTGTTGATCCACCCATATCTTCGACACCGGGCAGCCTCTCCCCATCACCACACTCATCTGCCGAACCATCGCTTTCTGGACCATCCTCAGCAGAGATGACATATTCTTCACCCTCTGTTGACTCATCACCTCACCCAGATCCCTCATCATCTCCCCTTATTCTACTCACCTCTGTCGCCGCCGGATCAACCCATCCAGACCTGTTTTCCCCTCTATCAAATCATGTCACCCGCCCTTCACCCTCGACATGCACCTCAACTCGGAAGAAGAGACGCGCCATAGATGATGTAATTCTTACAAGATTGGCGCACCTGGACCCAGAGAGACATAAATTTATGCAGCGGGACAATGAGGACTTTCGGTTTGCTGCAATAATTCCGGACATGCTGGCTAAAGTCAACCCGGAGCATAAATCAgaagttaaatttaaaatataccAGATGCTCTTTAAGGCACAAAACGATTGTAAATAA
- the rabif gene encoding guanine nucleotide exchange factor MSS4 yields MDNSQQSKESTDRSDLVSEDGKNSKSVLCQRCGSKVLCPGMAVFAKKELFLPSMRKKGGLSTTEGSVDGDTLTAHWFVDDMYTFENVGFTNDVGRIKYLICADCEIGPIGWHCLDDKKSFYVAVERVNHA; encoded by the exons ATGGACAACAGTCAACAGTCCAAAGAAAGCACGGACCGGTCCGACCTGGTTTCTGAGGACGGTAAAAACAGCAAGTCTGTCTTGTGTCAACGCTGCGGATCCAAGGTGCTATGCCCGGGGATGGCTGTCTTTGCAAAGAAAGAG CTGTTCCTACCATCCATGCGAAAAAAGGGTGGCCTCAGCACCACAGAGGGCTCGGTGGACGGGGACACTCTGACCGCCCACTGGTTTGTGGACGACATGTACACATTTGAGAATGTGGGCTTCACTAACGACGTGGGGAGAATCAAGTATCTCATCTGTGCAGATTGTGAGATTGGACCAATCGGCTGGCACTGTTTGGATGACAAGAAAAGTTTCTACGTCGCTGTGGAAAGAGTGAATCATGCATAG